Proteins encoded by one window of Phenylobacterium soli:
- a CDS encoding VOC family protein, with protein sequence MFSHVMVGTNDLDKAKGFYDSLMGALGVGPGVVDRHRVFYLSPNGVFAVSLPIDGEPATFANGGTVGFACSSTEQADAWHAAGVAAGGVSIEDPPGVREGPNGKLYLAYLRDPDGNKLCAMHRLA encoded by the coding sequence ATGTTTTCGCATGTCATGGTCGGCACCAACGACCTCGATAAGGCCAAGGGCTTCTACGACAGCCTGATGGGCGCGCTGGGCGTGGGCCCCGGCGTCGTCGACCGCCACCGGGTCTTCTACCTGTCGCCCAACGGCGTCTTCGCCGTCTCCCTGCCGATCGACGGCGAGCCGGCGACCTTCGCCAACGGCGGCACTGTCGGCTTCGCCTGCTCCTCGACCGAACAGGCCGACGCCTGGCACGCCGCGGGCGTGGCGGCTGGCGGGGTCTCCATCGAGGATCCGCCCGGCGTCCGCGAAGGGCCGAACGGCAAGCTCTACCTCGCCTATCTGCGCGATCCGGACGGCAACAAGCTCTGCGCCATGCACCGCCTGGCCTAG
- the trxC gene encoding thioredoxin TrxC: MSEALHVVCPHCDGVNRIPADKLSAGPKCGRCHKALFTGEPVALDERRFETHVARSDLPVIADFWAAWCGPCRAMAPIFERAAAGLEPHARFVKVDVDANPQISAKLGIRGIPALFAFKGGKVAASHSGVADAALLKSWVERLG; the protein is encoded by the coding sequence ATGTCCGAAGCCCTGCATGTCGTCTGCCCGCACTGCGACGGGGTGAACCGCATCCCGGCCGACAAGCTGTCCGCCGGCCCGAAGTGCGGCCGCTGCCACAAGGCGCTGTTCACGGGCGAACCCGTGGCCCTCGACGAGCGGCGCTTCGAGACCCACGTGGCGCGCTCCGACCTGCCGGTGATCGCCGACTTCTGGGCGGCCTGGTGCGGACCCTGCCGGGCCATGGCGCCGATCTTCGAGCGGGCGGCGGCGGGACTGGAGCCTCACGCCCGGTTCGTGAAGGTCGACGTCGACGCCAATCCGCAGATCTCGGCCAAGCTCGGCATCCGCGGCATCCCGGCGCTGTTCGCCTTCAAGGGCGGGAAGGTCGCGGCGAGCCATTCCGGCGTCGCCGATGCGGCGCTGCTGAAGAGCTGGGTCGAGCGACTGGGCTGA
- a CDS encoding polyamine aminopropyltransferase, whose protein sequence is MIPWEHLDTAQIPGGGELRLMRRGAELSIMSGSIELMNSRLSGSEQALAELTCAPLAGAARPRVLIGGLGMGFTLRAALAALPAAAEVVVAELVPAVVEWARGPMAQIFAGCLEDPRVAIRVADVADLIAEAQGAYDAILLDVDNGPGGLNRAANDGLYGLPGLAAAAAALGPGGVLAVWSATPDDAFAQRLRRSGYLVEEKRVRATGSKRGARHVIWLARKPAGEISPVARPSSSAAPHRRRRNGSPRPSRP, encoded by the coding sequence ATGATTCCCTGGGAACACCTCGACACCGCGCAGATCCCCGGCGGCGGCGAGCTGCGCCTGATGCGCCGCGGCGCCGAGCTGTCGATCATGTCCGGCTCCATCGAGCTGATGAACAGCCGCCTCAGCGGCTCGGAGCAGGCGCTGGCCGAGCTCACCTGCGCCCCGCTCGCCGGCGCGGCGCGGCCGCGGGTGCTGATCGGCGGCCTCGGCATGGGCTTCACCCTGCGCGCCGCCCTCGCCGCCCTGCCGGCCGCCGCCGAGGTCGTCGTCGCCGAACTCGTCCCCGCCGTTGTCGAATGGGCCCGCGGCCCGATGGCCCAGATCTTCGCCGGCTGCCTCGAGGATCCGCGCGTCGCGATCCGCGTCGCCGACGTCGCCGACCTGATCGCCGAGGCCCAAGGGGCCTACGACGCCATCCTGCTCGACGTGGACAACGGCCCTGGCGGGCTGAACCGCGCGGCCAACGACGGGCTCTATGGCCTCCCCGGCCTCGCCGCGGCCGCGGCCGCGCTCGGGCCGGGCGGCGTGCTCGCCGTCTGGTCGGCGACGCCCGACGACGCCTTCGCCCAGCGCCTGCGCCGCAGCGGCTATCTGGTGGAGGAGAAGCGGGTCCGCGCCACCGGTTCGAAGCGCGGCGCGCGACACGTCATCTGGCTGGCCCGCAAGCCCGCAGGCGAGATCAGCCCAGTCGCTCGACCCAGCTCTTCAGCAGCGCCGCATCGGCGACGCCGGAATGGCTCGCCGCGACCTTCCCGCCCTTGA
- a CDS encoding pseudouridine synthase gives MSSTFRLDRLLANMGYGSRREIQALVRAGEIELDGAPVATADMRLAVTPDLAERMRVMGARLDPPPGLALMLHKPLGVTCSHKESGPLVYDLLPTRWRGREPAISTVGRLDKDTSGLLLLTDDGALLHRIISPRQHVAKRYLATLARPLEGHEAARFASGELRLEGEDKPLAPAVLEPLSPTSAYLTVGEGRYHQVRRMFAAVGNHVEALHRDRIGGLDLPADLAPGAWRLMTPAEIATVFAAAPK, from the coding sequence ATGAGCTCCACCTTCCGGCTCGACCGGCTCCTGGCCAACATGGGCTACGGCTCGCGCCGCGAAATCCAGGCCCTGGTCCGCGCCGGCGAGATCGAGCTCGACGGGGCGCCGGTCGCCACGGCCGACATGCGCCTCGCCGTCACGCCCGACCTTGCCGAGCGCATGCGGGTCATGGGCGCCCGCCTCGACCCGCCGCCGGGCCTCGCCCTGATGCTGCACAAGCCGCTCGGGGTGACCTGCTCGCACAAGGAATCCGGGCCGCTGGTCTACGACCTGCTGCCGACCCGCTGGCGGGGCCGCGAGCCGGCGATCTCCACCGTGGGCCGGCTCGACAAGGACACCTCGGGCCTGTTGCTGCTGACCGACGACGGGGCCCTGCTGCACCGGATCATTTCGCCGCGCCAGCACGTCGCCAAGCGCTACCTCGCCACCCTCGCCCGTCCGCTCGAAGGCCACGAGGCGGCGCGCTTCGCCTCCGGCGAGCTGAGGCTGGAGGGCGAGGACAAGCCGCTGGCCCCGGCGGTGCTCGAACCCCTGTCGCCGACCAGCGCCTATCTGACGGTCGGCGAGGGCCGCTACCACCAGGTGCGGCGCATGTTCGCCGCCGTCGGCAACCACGTGGAGGCCCTGCACCGCGACCGCATCGGCGGCCTCGACCTGCCGGCCGACCTCGCCCCCGGCGCCTGGCGGCTGATGACGCCGGCCGAGATCGCGACCGTGTTCGCCGCCGCCCCGAAATGA
- a CDS encoding class I SAM-dependent methyltransferase, with protein MATGATTCVYGAPPAALAEVPAGAVQVSPLVPGAADLEALTPQSLAGAVVAAPPGTVERRYVLARLLAALAPGAPLTVLAPKDKGGSRLKKELEAFGCAVSETGRQHQRICQTRRPDAPAGLEAAIAAGAPRWSEELGLWTQPGVFSWDRPDPGTRQLLAVLPPLAGQGADLGCGLGVLARAVLAAPAVTRLDLIDIDARAIAAARRNVEDPRAHFHWADARLAPELAGLDFVVMNPPFHDRGLEDRELGQGFIRRAHQVLRPSGVVFLVANRHLPYEAVLNGLFSRVTARGEAAGFKVYEARR; from the coding sequence TTGGCCACCGGCGCGACCACCTGCGTCTACGGCGCGCCGCCGGCGGCGCTGGCCGAGGTCCCGGCGGGGGCCGTGCAGGTCAGCCCGCTGGTCCCCGGCGCGGCCGACCTTGAGGCCCTCACGCCACAAAGCCTCGCCGGCGCCGTCGTCGCCGCCCCGCCGGGCACGGTCGAGCGCCGCTATGTCCTCGCTCGCCTGCTCGCCGCCCTCGCGCCGGGCGCGCCGCTCACCGTCCTCGCGCCCAAGGACAAGGGCGGCTCGCGCCTGAAGAAGGAGCTGGAGGCCTTCGGCTGCGCCGTCTCGGAGACCGGCCGCCAGCATCAGCGCATCTGCCAGACCCGCCGCCCGGACGCGCCCGCCGGCCTCGAGGCGGCCATCGCCGCCGGCGCGCCGCGCTGGTCCGAGGAACTCGGCCTCTGGACCCAGCCCGGCGTGTTCAGCTGGGACCGGCCCGATCCGGGCACCCGCCAGCTCCTCGCGGTGCTGCCGCCGCTCGCCGGCCAGGGCGCCGATCTCGGCTGCGGCCTCGGCGTCCTCGCCCGCGCGGTCCTCGCCGCCCCGGCGGTGACCCGCCTCGATCTCATCGACATCGACGCCCGCGCCATCGCCGCCGCCCGCCGCAACGTCGAGGACCCGCGGGCGCACTTCCACTGGGCCGACGCGCGGCTGGCGCCCGAGCTCGCCGGCCTCGACTTCGTGGTCATGAACCCGCCGTTCCACGATCGCGGGCTCGAGGACCGCGAACTCGGCCAGGGCTTCATCCGCCGGGCCCACCAGGTGCTGCGCCCCAGCGGCGTCGTCTTCCTGGTCGCCAACCGGCATCTGCCCTACGAGGCGGTGCTGAACGGCCTCTTCTCCCGCGTCACCGCGCGCGGCGAAGCGGCCGGCTTCAAGGTCTACGAGGCGCGGCGATGA